The Mesorhizobium sp. B2-8-5 genome segment AGATCATGGTCAAACAAAGAGATGCCTGAGCGCACGGCCGGTCATCGCCGAAAAGCCTATCGGCGCGGCCATCGCGGCGAATGGCTGGCGGCGCTGGCGCTGATGCTGAAAGGCTACCGCATCCTTGCCCGCCGCCACCGCACCAGGCTCGGCGAGATCGACCTGATCGCCAGGCGCGGCGACCTCGTGCTGTTCGTCGAGGTCAAGGCGCGCCGCACGCTGATCGAGGCGATGGAAGCGATCGGCCATGAATCGGAGCGGCGGAT includes the following:
- a CDS encoding YraN family protein, producing MPERTAGHRRKAYRRGHRGEWLAALALMLKGYRILARRHRTRLGEIDLIARRGDLVLFVEVKARRTLIEAMEAIGHESERRIEGAADLWLSRQPDYGKLSMRFDMVAVLPWRWPVHVQNAFYGRS